One genomic region from Neoarius graeffei isolate fNeoGra1 chromosome 4, fNeoGra1.pri, whole genome shotgun sequence encodes:
- the tmem182b gene encoding transmembrane protein 182, translating to MMEGRKKSSYNYWLLSLETCNQEDKNTEELRTVIRKDGLKEDPNDAKSTVLFYHEGIFWRCSYRKDREEESILDFWITNQPTEKICMPVYLSHDPLLEKRRSNLNTDTTTLHRTFWCIMSVLGFTTVMIGVFVTICGIPRANRRLYEAGGALFITGGILLLVVVVTFAVWVQVSGSLERYILERRSSMCPNLYLNLYYGPSFMLAPPACFFSILCGIFLLLTQTASGTVSANATNKPTSVKKDWEASMLE from the exons atgatGGAAGGCAGAAAGAAGTCTAGCTATA ACTACTGGCTCTTATCCTTGGAGACTTGTAATCAAGAGGACAAAAACACAGAAGAACTACGGACAGTCATTAGAAAG GATGGCCTAAAAGAAGATCCAAATGATGCTAAAAGCACAGTTTTGTTCTACCATGAAGGCATTTTTTGGAGATGTTCCTATAGAAAAGACAGAGAAGAGGAAAGCATACTGGATTTTTGGATCA CCAACCAACCAACAGAGAAGATTTGTATGCCTGTCTACCTTTCCCATGATCCTCTACTAGAGAAAAGAAGAAGCAATTTAAACACAGATACAACTACAT TACACAGGACTTTTTGGTGCATTATGTCTGTCCTGGGATTCACCACGGTTATGATTGGTGTGTTTGTCACCATCTGTGGCATCCCAAGagctaaccgccgcctttatgaAGCTGGAGGTGCTCTTTTCATAACTGGTG GAATCTTGCTTTTGGTCGTGGTGGTGACATTTGCAGTATGGGTGCAGGTCTCAGGCTCTTTGGAACGTTACATCCTCGAGCGCAGGTCCTCCATGTGCCCGAACCTGTACCTCAATCTGTACTATGGGCCATCCTTTATGTTGGCACCCCCTGCCTGCTTCTTCAGCATCCTCTGTGGCATCTTCCTTTTGCTCACACAGACTGCCTCAGGAACAGTGTCAGCAAATGCAACAAACAAGCCCACATCTGTAAAGAAGGACTGGGAAGCAAGCATGCTTGAATAG